A part of Crassostrea angulata isolate pt1a10 chromosome 5, ASM2561291v2, whole genome shotgun sequence genomic DNA contains:
- the LOC128185684 gene encoding uncharacterized protein LOC128185684 produces MSCPSGYYGDNCEETCECSADICNATFGCHKRYDLNYLNPTTLSIVIPTTLGLICLFILIATLMVLKMRQNAQTPQPESMQNSIKTYDVTSGSIDTRTYNDLGSQDEFPPPPYDDEFIDCTVENKVYETCT; encoded by the exons ATGTCTTGCCCGTCTGGCTATTACGGAGACAACTGCGAGGAGACTTGTGAATGTTCTGCAGACATCTGCAATGCTACTTTTGGATGTCATAAGAGATATG atctgAATTACTTGAATCCAACAACACTTTCTATTGTCATTCCTACCACCCTTGGACTcatctgtttatttattctaaTCGCCACCCTCAT GGTACTTAAAATGAGACAGAATGCTCAAACACCCCAACCCGAATCAATGCAGAATAGCATCAAAACGTATGACGTCACCTCCGGTTCCATTGATACCAGAACCTACAATGATCTTGGTTCTCAGGACGAGTTCCCACCGCCTCCATATGATGATGAATTCATTGACTGTACAGTGGAAAATAAAGTGTatgaaacatgtacataa